Proteins from a genomic interval of Chanos chanos chromosome 3, fChaCha1.1, whole genome shotgun sequence:
- the LOC115806732 gene encoding cyclic nucleotide-gated cation channel beta-3-like has product MFSKMKKLFGGPPVGPTPAPASSSAPAQASTSSPAPAPTPAPAAAPAPAPAPEPAKEEKPAEKENEPNKEEKAPEPAPSPAPAPAATPAPAPAAAPAPKPEDKPADPANGQAAAEGQEELPPPPPPIVINRYSDQLLRDVVKRMRERTQLYKDKVIDPYASSPERSPPVTPVLRKRDFIKREEEEKKRKEEEEKKKKEEEERKKKEEEAKKAAEKAEEKKEEKKEEKKDDKKKDEKKEEPPKEKDDSICPKINCSCIDTVLKPIEDRMDKVIGSSIDPFTDRRYISWLSLVTIAFNYNLWFIPVRMAFRYHTPKTIPYWILFDYSADVIYMIDMIIFQPRLQFCKGGDIVHDRAVIKKNYRETQKFQNALLSILPLDLLYIPFGFKSIFRVNRIMRYEAFFEFSDRLEGIMTKAYIWRVIRTIGYLLFILHINSCIYYVASEYEGIGTTKWVYSGNGTAYLRCFFYAEKSLLMIAELPFPETLFGQVFQMTNYFFGALFLSTIMGQMRDVIGAATAGQTYFRASMDSCVAYMVTNRIPKLVQSRVRTWYNYTWDSQGMLDESELLEQMPLVMRTAIAVDINLATFQKIDLFKGCDNQMLVDMLLRLKSIVYLPGDFVCKKGDIGKEMYIIKAGEVQVIGGPDNKIVFVTLKAGCVFGEISLLQSSANGGNRRTANVAAHGFANLFVLDKKDLQDILVHYPESQKVLARKGRKLMKAKGPAAAKAEEEKQKGLALFGPKPPTPKILRAFGGGFTKQGFLEKLKNAAASDEK; this is encoded by the exons ATGTTCAGCAAGATGAAAAAGCTGTTTGGGGGTCCACCTGTGGGACCAACCCCTGCTCCAGCTTCTTCCTCAGCCCCTGCTCAGGCCTCTACCTCATCTCCAGCCCCTGCCCCAACTCCAGCACCTGCCGCAGCTCCAGCTCCTGCTCCTGCCCCTGAACCTGCCAAG GAGGAGAAgccagcagaaaaagaaaatgaacctAATAAAGAGGAGAAAGCCCCTG AACCAGCTCCTTCCCCAGCTCCTGCCCCTGCTGCCACCCCGGCTCCTGCTCCTGCAGCAGCTCCTGCTCCCAAACCGGAGGATAAACCTGCTGATCCAGCAAATGGTCAAGCTGCAGCTGAGGG gCAGGAGGAACtgcccccaccaccacccccaatTGTGATAAACAGGTACTCTGATCAGCTGCTTCGTGATGTTGTCAAACGGATGCGAGAGAGAACTCAGTTGTATAAGGATAAGGTCATAGATCCTTATGCATCTTCACCAGAGCGGAGTCCTCCCGTTA CACCTGTTCTGAGAAAACGAGATTTcataaaaagagaggaggaagaaaagaagagaaaagaggaggaagaaaaaaagaaaaaagaggaagaagagagaaagaagaaagaggaggaagctAAAAAGGCTGcagaaaaagcagaggaaaagaaggaagaaaaaaaggaagagaagaaggatgacaaaaagaaagacgAGAAAAAAGAGGAGCCGCCCAAAGAGAAAGATGATTCCATTTGTCCAAAAATAAATTGTAGCTGCATAGATACAGTGCTAAAACCCATCGAAGACAGGATGGATAAAGTCATCGGAAGCTCCATAGATCCATTCACAG ATCGGCGTTACATTTCTTGGCTTAGCTTGGTCACTATCGCCTTCAACTACAACCTTTGGTTCATACCAGTTCGAATGGCCTTCCGCTATCACACTCCAAAGACCATTCCCTACTGGATACTTTTTGACTACTCTGCTGATGTGATCTACATGATTGATATGATCATATTTCAGCCGCGACTACAGTTCTGCAAAGGTGGAGACATCGtt CATGACAGGGCTGTAATAAAGAAGAACTACAGAGAGACCCAAAAATTTCAG AATGCTTTGCTATCTATCCTGCCTTTGGATTTGCTCTACATCCCCTTTGGATTCAAATCCATCTTCAGAGTGAACCGCATCATGAGA TATGAGGCATTTTTTGAGTTCAGTGATAGACTGGAGGGAATCATGACAAAGGCTTACATTTGGAG AGTTATACGCACCATTGGATACCTTCTGTTCATTCTACACATCAATTCCTGCATTTACTATGTGGCCTCTGAATATGAGGGAATTGGAACAACGAAATGGGTGTACAGTGGCAACGGTACTGC CTACCTGAGATGTTTCTTCTATGCAGAAAAATCCCTGCTGATGATTGCAGAGCTGCCATTTCCAGAGACCTTATTTGGTCAAGTCTTTCAGATGACTAACTATTTTTTTGGGGCCCTATTTTTGTCCACCATCATGGGCCAG ATGAGAGATGTCATTGGGGCAGCCACTGCAGGTCAGACCTATTTCCGTGCCTCCATGGATTCCTGCGTTGCCTACATGGTGACAAACCGTATCCCTAAGCTGGTGCAGTCCAGGGTGCGCACTTGGTACAACTACACCTGGGACTCCCAGGGGATGTTGG ATGAGTCGGAGCTACTGGAGCAGATGCCACTGGTCATGAGAACAGCCATTGCGGTGGACATCAACCTTGCTACCTTCCAGAAGATTGACCTCTTTAAA GGATGTGATAACCAGATGCTCGTTGACATGTTGTTGAGGCTGAAATCCATTGTGTATTTGCCAGGAGACTTTGTGTGCAAAAAA GGAGATATTGGCAAGGAGATGTACATCATCAAAGCTGGGGAAGTGCAGGTTATTGGTGGACCTGACAATAAGATTGTTTTTGTGACGTTAAAGGCaggctgtgtgtttggggagatCAG CCTCCTGCAGTCCTCAGCCAATGGAGGCAACAGGAGAACGGCTAATGTGGCAGCTCATGGATTTGCTAACCTCTTTGTCTTGGATAAGAAAGACCTCCAGGACATTTTGGTCCACTACCCAGAGTCCCAGAAAGTCTTGGCCAGGAAAGGAAG AAAACTGATGAAGGCCAAAGGCCCAGCTGCAGCCAaagctgaggaggagaaacaaaAAGGATTGGCACTGTTTGGACCCAAACCGCCTACGCCCAAAATACTGCGTGCCTTTGGAGGTGGTTTCACTAAACAAGGCTTTTTGGAAAAACTAAAG AATGCTGCTGCTTCAGATGAGAAATAA